From a region of the Brevibacterium siliguriense genome:
- a CDS encoding L,D-transpeptidase family protein, with protein MSNGVYRRAGLPALLACALLVTACGADDGDGTVDSATGESADFAAPAQQTGFGDFAAPAQDSPTGDDSSSTTAEQSGDQSGAEATGPAHPVPVPGLTKEFTDQIPAETSQVLVATSPTAKSEKSSLSFFEFTDKKWKKLKTFDTHNGSKGWLKDHREGDKTTPIGVFTLSDAGGFKANPGTDLPYTQDDRLPSSATVAYGADYESVFDYIIAIDYNRRPGTPPTDKTRPLGWDRGGGIWLHLDHDSGTNGCVTLDEADLKWIMRTIDPDAHPRIAMGPAPELKK; from the coding sequence ATGTCCAATGGAGTCTACCGGCGCGCGGGGCTGCCCGCGCTCCTCGCATGCGCTCTGCTGGTGACCGCCTGCGGTGCCGATGACGGCGACGGCACGGTTGATTCCGCAACAGGCGAGTCCGCTGACTTCGCCGCTCCCGCCCAGCAGACTGGTTTCGGTGATTTCGCGGCTCCCGCTCAGGATTCCCCCACCGGCGATGACTCATCTTCGACCACAGCAGAACAGTCCGGCGATCAGTCCGGCGCCGAGGCGACCGGGCCGGCCCATCCCGTCCCTGTCCCCGGCCTGACGAAGGAGTTCACGGACCAGATCCCGGCAGAGACCTCGCAGGTCCTCGTCGCGACCTCGCCGACGGCGAAGTCCGAGAAGTCGAGCCTGAGCTTCTTTGAGTTCACGGACAAGAAGTGGAAGAAGCTCAAGACGTTCGACACTCACAACGGTTCCAAGGGCTGGCTGAAGGATCACCGCGAAGGCGACAAAACCACCCCGATCGGCGTGTTCACGCTCAGCGACGCCGGCGGTTTCAAGGCGAACCCGGGCACCGATCTGCCGTACACCCAGGATGATCGTCTGCCCTCCTCGGCGACGGTGGCCTATGGGGCGGACTACGAATCGGTGTTCGACTACATCATCGCCATCGACTACAACCGCAGGCCCGGCACCCCGCCCACGGACAAGACGCGACCGCTGGGCTGGGACAGGGGCGGCGGAATCTGGCTTCACCTCGACCACGATTCGGGTACGAACGGCTGCGTCACCCTCGACGAGGCGGACCTCAAGTGGATCATGCGCACCATCGATCCCGACGCCCACCCGCGCATCGCCATGGGCCCGGCGCCCGAACTGAAGAAATAG
- the leuA gene encoding 2-isopropylmalate synthase: MKLQKPSPMPFGKYKSFQDRIGLDMRDRTWPDQVIRNAPRWLSTDLRDGNQALIDPMTPDRKRKMFDLLVKLGFKEIEVGFPAASQVDFDFVREIIEQDAIPDDVRISVLTQAREDLIERTVESLVGAKKPTVHLYNATAPVFRKVVFGFDGDGFDQTRDIALQGTQAVMKHAETLLSDADFGYQYSPEIFVDTEPEFALDIVGSVLDMWQPADGRETVVNLPATVERGTPNTYADQIEWFCRNMPYRDEVAVSLHPHNDRGTGVAAAELGMMAGADRIEGCLFGNGERTGNLDLVTVALNLYTQGVDPELDFSDIDEVIHTVTECNQIGVHERHPYGGDLVFTSFSGSHQDAINKAFADREKKANAQGTPVDLMEWDMPYLPVDPKDLGRSYEAIIRVNSQSGKGGVTYLLKSEHGLDLPRRMQVEFSRAVQQHTEAGGEVTSEEIRRIFNYEYLPSDDPETAWGRFQIVGLRTESGNIDGGGASSAERIEVDLIVDGQERTYEGRGNGPIDALVKILIDHFDVDVRLQDYSEHAIGSGADTNAAAYVELAVEDRVVWGAGLHPNITKASLKAVVSAVNRAARDRQS, translated from the coding sequence ATGAAACTGCAGAAGCCTTCTCCCATGCCGTTCGGCAAGTACAAGTCGTTCCAGGACCGCATCGGCCTGGACATGCGCGACCGCACCTGGCCCGATCAGGTCATCCGCAACGCCCCTCGCTGGCTGAGCACCGACCTGCGCGACGGCAACCAGGCGCTCATCGACCCGATGACCCCGGACCGCAAACGCAAGATGTTCGATCTGCTCGTCAAGCTCGGCTTCAAGGAGATCGAGGTCGGGTTCCCGGCCGCCAGCCAGGTCGACTTCGACTTCGTCCGCGAGATCATCGAACAGGACGCGATCCCCGACGACGTCCGTATCTCCGTGCTCACGCAGGCTCGTGAGGATCTCATCGAACGCACCGTCGAATCACTCGTCGGCGCGAAGAAACCCACAGTGCACCTCTACAACGCGACCGCGCCGGTCTTCCGCAAGGTCGTCTTCGGCTTCGACGGCGACGGCTTCGACCAGACCCGTGACATCGCACTGCAGGGCACTCAGGCAGTGATGAAGCACGCCGAGACGCTGCTGTCCGACGCAGACTTCGGCTACCAGTACTCGCCGGAGATCTTCGTCGACACCGAACCCGAGTTCGCCCTCGATATCGTCGGCAGCGTCCTCGACATGTGGCAACCCGCCGACGGCCGAGAGACCGTCGTCAACCTGCCCGCCACCGTCGAGCGCGGCACCCCGAACACCTATGCGGACCAGATCGAATGGTTCTGCCGCAATATGCCCTACCGCGACGAGGTGGCAGTGTCCCTGCACCCGCACAACGACCGGGGCACCGGCGTGGCCGCAGCGGAGCTGGGAATGATGGCCGGAGCCGACCGCATCGAAGGCTGCCTGTTCGGCAACGGTGAGCGCACCGGCAACCTCGACCTCGTCACCGTCGCCCTCAACCTGTACACACAGGGCGTGGATCCGGAACTCGACTTCTCCGACATCGACGAAGTCATCCACACCGTCACCGAATGCAACCAGATCGGCGTCCACGAACGTCACCCCTACGGCGGCGACCTCGTCTTCACCTCGTTCTCGGGCTCGCACCAGGACGCGATCAACAAGGCCTTCGCCGACCGCGAGAAGAAGGCGAACGCACAGGGCACCCCGGTCGACCTCATGGAATGGGACATGCCCTACCTGCCGGTCGACCCGAAGGACCTGGGCCGCTCGTACGAGGCGATCATCCGCGTGAACTCGCAGTCCGGCAAGGGCGGAGTGACCTACCTGCTCAAGAGCGAGCACGGACTGGACCTGCCGCGACGCATGCAGGTCGAATTCTCCCGCGCCGTGCAGCAGCACACCGAAGCCGGCGGCGAGGTCACCAGCGAAGAGATCCGCCGCATCTTCAACTACGAATACCTGCCCTCCGACGATCCCGAAACGGCATGGGGTCGTTTCCAGATCGTCGGGCTGCGCACCGAGTCGGGCAACATCGACGGAGGCGGCGCTTCCTCGGCAGAGCGCATCGAGGTCGACCTCATCGTCGACGGTCAGGAACGCACCTACGAAGGACGCGGCAACGGCCCGATCGATGCGCTGGTGAAGATCCTCATCGACCATTTCGACGTCGACGTCCGACTCCAGGACTACTCCGAGCACGCCATCGGCTCCGGCGCGGACACCAACGCCGCCGCCTATGTCGAACTCGCCGTCGAAGACCGTGTCGTCTGGGGTGCCGGACTGCACCCGAACATCACGAAGGCCTCGCTCAAGGCCGTCGTCTCGGCGGTCAACCGTGCGGCCCGGGACCGCCAGAGCTGA
- the recO gene encoding DNA repair protein RecO: MHNYRDEGIVLQGHKLGEADRIVTVLTRSHGLVRAVAKGVRRTKSRFGSRLEPFMLVDLQCHVGRSLDIVTQVELVEPFARGIASDFDVYSAASVMAETARSITEAEPQSRTHFLLLVSAIRSLCNREHPPRLSLDAYLLRAMSVAGWAPSLLDCAQCGSPGPHRAFSAALGGAVCTNCRPSGAALPDTDALEHMAALLSGDWERAEAADLHDQIDGSKMVSDWVSWHLERNIRSLRVLEST; encoded by the coding sequence GTGCACAACTATCGTGATGAAGGCATCGTGCTTCAGGGGCATAAGCTCGGCGAAGCCGACCGCATCGTCACCGTGCTCACTCGCAGCCACGGCCTCGTCCGTGCCGTCGCGAAGGGGGTGCGCCGGACGAAATCGCGGTTCGGCTCCCGCCTCGAGCCCTTCATGCTCGTCGACCTGCAGTGCCATGTCGGGCGCAGCCTCGACATCGTCACCCAGGTCGAGCTCGTCGAGCCCTTCGCCCGCGGAATCGCCTCAGACTTCGATGTCTACTCAGCCGCCTCGGTGATGGCCGAAACGGCACGCAGTATCACCGAAGCCGAACCACAATCCCGTACGCATTTCCTCCTCCTCGTCTCCGCTATCCGCTCGCTGTGCAACCGCGAACACCCGCCGAGGCTGTCGCTCGATGCGTACCTGCTGCGCGCCATGTCCGTGGCTGGCTGGGCGCCGAGCCTGCTCGACTGCGCTCAGTGCGGCAGCCCCGGACCCCACCGCGCGTTCTCCGCAGCATTGGGCGGGGCTGTGTGCACGAACTGCCGCCCCTCCGGTGCGGCACTGCCCGACACCGATGCGCTCGAGCACATGGCAGCGCTGCTGTCCGGTGACTGGGAGCGGGCCGAAGCCGCTGACCTGCACGATCAGATCGACGGGTCGAAGATGGTCTCGGACTGGGTGTCCTGGCACCTCGAGCGCAATATCCGATCACTGAGAGTCCTGGAGAGCACATGA
- a CDS encoding isoprenyl transferase gives MSYPAPPAHPSGAMPPRIDAKFVPRHVAIVMDGNGRWANQRGLPRTEGHKAGEASLLDVIHGAIEIGVDYLSAYAFSTENWKRSPEEVRFLMGFNRDVIRRRRDELNALGVRIVWSGRRGRLWRSVIDELETAAEMTKNNTGLVLQFCVNYGGRSEIIDAVNEITAEVAAGKLKPGKVSEKTVRSRLYAPIVPDVDLFMRSSGEQRTSNFLLWQSAYAEMVFQDVLWPDVDRRTLWAAIEEYARRDRRFGGAVDTPSA, from the coding sequence ATGAGCTACCCCGCACCACCGGCCCACCCCAGCGGAGCGATGCCTCCGCGCATCGACGCGAAGTTCGTGCCCAGACACGTCGCGATCGTCATGGACGGCAACGGTCGGTGGGCGAATCAGCGGGGACTGCCGCGCACCGAAGGACACAAAGCCGGCGAGGCGTCGCTGCTCGACGTCATCCACGGCGCGATCGAGATCGGCGTGGACTATCTGTCGGCGTACGCGTTCTCGACCGAGAACTGGAAACGCTCACCCGAAGAGGTGCGGTTCCTCATGGGCTTCAACCGTGATGTCATCCGCCGCCGTCGCGACGAGCTCAACGCCCTCGGTGTGCGCATCGTGTGGTCCGGGCGGCGTGGCCGTCTGTGGCGTTCGGTCATCGACGAACTCGAAACCGCAGCGGAGATGACGAAGAACAACACCGGTCTCGTGCTCCAGTTCTGCGTCAACTACGGCGGACGCTCCGAGATCATCGACGCGGTCAATGAGATCACCGCCGAGGTGGCCGCCGGGAAGCTCAAACCGGGCAAGGTCTCGGAGAAGACCGTCCGCTCCCGCCTCTACGCACCCATCGTGCCCGATGTCGACCTGTTCATGCGGTCGTCGGGGGAGCAGCGGACCTCGAACTTCCTGCTCTGGCAGTCCGCCTACGCCGAGATGGTCTTCCAGGACGTGCTGTGGCCCGACGTCGACCGGCGGACCCTGTGGGCGGCGATCGAAGAGTACGCGCGCCGTGACCGTCGCTTCGGAGGCGCCGTCGACACCCCTTCGGCCTGA
- a CDS encoding DEAD/DEAH box helicase, translated as MTDVSANDETTPRFSELGLHPLVLKAVQAQGYEIPTPIQAETIPTLLSGRDVIGLAQTGTGKTAAFALPALSDLAEAGRADDGPFALVLTPTRELAIQVAEAFTSYATELPDFSVLPIYGGQAYGPQLAGLRRGAQVVVGTPGRVIDHLKKGSLKLGSLRHLILDEADEMLKMGFAEDIEEIFSQVGEDRQVALFSATMPTSIHRITGKYLDNPKEVRIAAKSQTGANIRQRYFMVQHSHKLDALTRILEVEEYEGIIMFVRTKQATEELAEKLRARGFKTAAINGDIPQQARERTIDQLREAKIDILVATDVAARGLDVERITLVVNYDIPHDTESYVHRIGRTGRAGRSGEAILFVTPREQRMLGSIERATKQKVEPLTLPSVEELTNTRVEKFTKRIDDVLAQTELSELTDVIDQYSLSRDVPASNIAAALASLVLESNTLKAEPMPEPTRRQGRDRDGGRDGSRPGRGGRARDENMTTYRLALGRNERLQPGAVVGAIANEGGITSKQIGHIDIRSNHTLVDLPKDLDPSVLRKLSHTEIQGRPIDIRPDSGRPGRPFKKRNFDKQPGDGRNFRGDRRGGKKFGGRGDRSRDRY; from the coding sequence ATGACCGATGTGTCCGCAAACGACGAAACCACTCCGAGATTCTCCGAACTGGGACTCCACCCGCTCGTACTCAAGGCAGTACAGGCGCAGGGCTACGAGATCCCCACCCCCATCCAGGCCGAGACCATCCCGACCCTCCTGTCGGGCCGTGACGTCATCGGTCTCGCCCAGACCGGAACTGGCAAGACCGCGGCTTTCGCCCTGCCGGCTCTGTCCGACCTCGCCGAGGCGGGTCGCGCCGACGATGGTCCGTTCGCTCTCGTCCTCACCCCCACTCGCGAACTCGCGATCCAGGTCGCCGAGGCGTTCACCTCCTACGCCACGGAACTGCCCGACTTCTCCGTCCTCCCGATCTACGGCGGGCAGGCCTACGGTCCCCAGCTGGCGGGTCTGCGTCGTGGTGCGCAGGTCGTCGTGGGCACCCCCGGTCGTGTCATCGACCACCTCAAGAAGGGTTCGCTCAAGCTCGGCAGCCTGCGCCACCTCATCCTCGATGAGGCCGACGAGATGCTCAAGATGGGCTTCGCCGAGGACATCGAAGAGATCTTCAGCCAGGTTGGAGAGGACCGTCAGGTCGCACTGTTCTCGGCCACCATGCCGACCTCGATCCACCGCATCACCGGCAAGTACCTGGACAACCCGAAGGAAGTCCGGATCGCCGCGAAGTCGCAGACCGGAGCCAATATCCGTCAGCGCTACTTCATGGTCCAGCATTCGCATAAGCTCGACGCCCTGACCCGCATCCTCGAAGTGGAGGAGTACGAGGGCATCATCATGTTCGTGCGCACCAAGCAGGCCACCGAGGAGCTCGCCGAGAAGCTGCGCGCACGCGGTTTCAAGACCGCCGCGATCAACGGCGACATCCCGCAGCAGGCTCGTGAGCGCACGATCGACCAGCTGCGCGAGGCGAAGATCGACATCCTCGTCGCCACCGATGTCGCCGCCCGCGGTCTCGACGTCGAGCGCATCACGCTGGTCGTCAACTATGACATCCCGCACGACACCGAGTCCTACGTCCACCGCATCGGCCGCACCGGTCGTGCCGGACGCTCCGGTGAGGCGATCCTCTTCGTCACCCCGCGCGAGCAGCGCATGCTCGGTTCGATCGAACGCGCCACGAAGCAGAAGGTCGAGCCGCTGACTCTGCCCAGCGTCGAAGAGCTGACGAACACCCGAGTCGAGAAGTTCACGAAGCGCATCGACGATGTGCTCGCGCAGACCGAACTGTCCGAGCTCACCGACGTCATCGATCAGTACTCGCTCTCTCGTGATGTGCCGGCCTCGAACATCGCGGCCGCTCTGGCCTCCCTCGTCCTAGAGTCGAACACGCTCAAGGCCGAGCCGATGCCGGAGCCGACCCGTCGCCAGGGCCGTGACCGCGACGGCGGTCGTGACGGCAGCCGTCCGGGCCGAGGCGGTCGTGCCCGCGATGAGAACATGACGACCTACCGTCTGGCGCTGGGACGCAATGAGCGGCTGCAGCCGGGCGCCGTGGTCGGTGCGATCGCGAACGAAGGTGGAATCACCTCGAAGCAGATCGGCCATATCGACATCCGCTCGAACCACACCCTCGTCGACCTGCCCAAGGACCTCGACCCGTCGGTGCTGCGCAAGCTCTCCCACACCGAGATCCAGGGCCGCCCCATCGACATCCGCCCGGATTCGGGCCGCCCGGGGCGCCCGTTCAAGAAGCGCAACTTCGACAAGCAACCCGGTGACGGCCGCAACTTCCGCGGTGATCGCCGAGGCGGCAAGAAGTTCGGCGGACGGGGCGACCGCTCCCGCGACCGCTACTGA
- a CDS encoding glycine--tRNA ligase produces MAQSKLDAVIALAKRRGFVFQAGEIYGGSRSAWDYGPLGVELKDNIKSQWWQQFVRGREDVVGLDSSIILPKRVWEASGHVETFVDPLVECLNCHKRHREDHLVEAYEAKNKKAPENGMADIVCPDCGTRGQWTDPQEFSGLVKTFLGPVDSEAGLHYLRPETAQGIFVNFNNVLTAARKKPPFGIGQIGKAFRNEITPGNFIFRTREFEQMEIEYFVHPDEADDYYKQWAEDCWSWFLGLGISEDNVRRLDVPAEDRAHYSAGTIDIEYRFGFQGSEWGELMGVANRTDYDLGTHTEVSGTKLQYFDQASGDRYTPYVIEPSFGLTRSMMAFLVEAYSEDEAPNTKGGVDKRVVLGLDPRLAPVKAAVLPLSRNERLTPAAKDLAATLRRRWNIDFDDAGAIGRRYRRQDEIGTPLCITVDFDTLDDQAVTVRKRDDMSQERVSIDQVENYLAEHLAGA; encoded by the coding sequence GTGGCACAGTCCAAGTTGGATGCCGTCATCGCCCTGGCCAAGCGCAGAGGATTCGTCTTCCAAGCAGGAGAGATCTACGGCGGTTCCCGCTCGGCATGGGACTACGGGCCCTTGGGCGTGGAGCTCAAAGACAACATCAAGAGCCAGTGGTGGCAGCAGTTCGTGCGCGGTCGCGAAGACGTCGTCGGCCTCGACTCCTCGATCATCCTGCCCAAGCGCGTCTGGGAGGCCTCCGGCCACGTCGAGACCTTCGTCGATCCTCTCGTGGAGTGCCTCAACTGCCACAAGCGCCACCGCGAGGACCACCTCGTCGAGGCATATGAGGCGAAGAACAAGAAGGCCCCGGAGAACGGGATGGCCGATATCGTCTGCCCCGACTGCGGCACCCGTGGTCAGTGGACCGATCCACAGGAGTTCTCCGGTCTGGTCAAGACCTTTCTCGGCCCCGTCGATTCCGAAGCCGGACTCCACTACCTGCGCCCGGAGACCGCGCAGGGCATCTTCGTGAACTTCAACAATGTGCTCACCGCCGCCCGGAAGAAGCCGCCGTTCGGCATCGGCCAGATCGGCAAGGCCTTCCGCAACGAGATCACTCCCGGCAACTTCATCTTCCGCACCCGTGAGTTCGAGCAGATGGAGATCGAGTACTTCGTCCACCCGGACGAGGCCGATGACTACTACAAGCAGTGGGCCGAAGACTGCTGGTCCTGGTTCCTCGGCCTCGGCATCTCCGAGGACAACGTGCGTCGCCTCGACGTTCCCGCAGAGGACCGTGCACACTACTCGGCCGGCACCATCGACATCGAATACCGCTTCGGCTTCCAGGGTTCCGAATGGGGCGAGCTGATGGGTGTGGCCAACCGCACCGACTACGACCTCGGCACCCATACGGAGGTCTCGGGAACCAAGCTGCAGTACTTCGATCAGGCCAGCGGCGACCGCTACACCCCGTACGTCATCGAGCCCTCCTTCGGCCTGACGCGGTCGATGATGGCGTTCCTCGTCGAGGCCTACAGCGAAGACGAGGCTCCGAACACGAAGGGCGGTGTCGACAAGCGCGTCGTGCTGGGACTCGACCCGCGCCTGGCCCCGGTCAAGGCTGCGGTGCTGCCGCTGAGCCGCAACGAGAGGCTGACACCTGCGGCCAAGGATCTCGCGGCGACGCTGCGCCGACGCTGGAACATCGACTTCGACGATGCCGGTGCCATCGGCCGTCGCTACCGTCGTCAGGACGAGATCGGCACCCCGCTGTGCATCACCGTCGACTTCGACACCCTCGATGATCAGGCAGTGACGGTCCGCAAGCGTGATGACATGAGCCAGGAACGCGTGAGCATCGACCAGGTGGAGAACTACCTGGCCGAACACTTAGCCGGAGCCTGA
- a CDS encoding YibE/F family protein, whose translation MTSQHEPKASPKVQLIMLACLVPLIVVTIAGLFVLWPSGPDKELPGGGPTTNTAEGTTDTKVTVTAVDASDCESGKTDPMVRADCTKYIVEADGQEGSLYVTPDAVKAGVDVGDRIKALDFTQSPDRAEMGTDYVFIDFDRNVPMLALAIIYAIVVLLVAGLRGLRALIGLGFAGAVLFVFMLPAMLDGKPPVLVAMVSASLIMVIALYLAHGISTRTSTALFGTVLGIIITGILGAWMTSWANLGIAYSEDGYLLVDTTDLGMTDMIVCAILITGLGVLNDVTITQASAVWELAAAAPEMKPGQLFSRAMRIGRDHIASTVYTITFAYVGSALMTLIIVSAHDQPLFDTFTLGDMSVEVVSILVCSIGLVIAIPLTTGLGVLVVRSGLRPPRRPVASAASPVPAVSGGETTERATAEAAGAADGHPEPAREVPGSPAGSKDPVGPAGERPPMTRREARERDRNR comes from the coding sequence ATGACGTCCCAACACGAACCGAAGGCCTCGCCGAAGGTTCAGCTGATCATGCTCGCCTGCCTCGTCCCGCTCATCGTGGTCACGATCGCCGGTCTGTTCGTCCTGTGGCCGTCGGGCCCGGACAAGGAGCTGCCCGGCGGCGGGCCGACGACGAACACGGCTGAGGGCACCACGGATACGAAGGTCACCGTCACCGCGGTGGACGCCTCGGACTGCGAGTCGGGGAAGACGGACCCGATGGTCCGCGCCGACTGCACGAAGTACATCGTGGAGGCGGACGGGCAGGAAGGCAGCCTGTACGTCACTCCCGATGCGGTCAAGGCCGGTGTCGACGTCGGGGACAGGATCAAGGCCCTCGACTTCACACAGTCTCCGGACCGCGCGGAGATGGGCACCGACTATGTGTTCATCGATTTCGACCGCAACGTGCCGATGCTGGCCCTGGCGATCATCTACGCGATCGTCGTCCTCCTCGTCGCCGGTCTGCGGGGACTTCGCGCACTGATCGGACTCGGGTTCGCCGGCGCTGTGCTGTTCGTCTTCATGCTCCCGGCCATGCTCGACGGCAAACCTCCGGTGCTGGTGGCGATGGTTTCGGCGAGTCTGATCATGGTCATCGCCCTCTACCTAGCGCACGGAATCTCGACGCGGACGTCGACGGCGCTGTTCGGAACAGTGCTCGGCATCATCATCACGGGCATCCTCGGCGCGTGGATGACGTCCTGGGCGAATCTGGGCATCGCGTATTCGGAGGACGGGTATCTGCTGGTCGATACGACCGACCTGGGGATGACCGACATGATCGTGTGCGCAATCCTCATCACCGGGCTCGGAGTGCTCAACGACGTCACGATCACCCAGGCTTCGGCTGTGTGGGAGTTGGCGGCCGCCGCTCCGGAGATGAAGCCAGGTCAGCTGTTCTCCCGGGCGATGCGCATCGGCCGCGACCATATCGCCTCGACCGTTTATACGATCACCTTCGCGTATGTGGGCTCGGCGCTGATGACGCTCATCATCGTCTCCGCACACGACCAGCCGCTGTTCGACACGTTCACGCTCGGCGACATGTCGGTGGAGGTGGTGAGCATCCTCGTGTGTTCGATCGGCCTGGTCATCGCGATTCCGCTGACGACCGGACTCGGCGTCCTTGTCGTCCGCTCCGGCCTTCGCCCACCGAGACGGCCCGTCGCTTCCGCAGCTTCGCCCGTTCCGGCCGTGTCCGGTGGAGAGACGACCGAGCGCGCGACCGCCGAGGCGGCTGGAGCCGCGGACGGACACCCGGAACCCGCACGCGAGGTTCCGGGGAGTCCGGCGGGCTCAAAGGATCCAGTGGGCCCAGCAGGGGAGCGGCCGCCGATGACCCGCCGCGAGGCCCGGGAACGTGACAGGAACCGCTGA
- a CDS encoding aspartate aminotransferase family protein, with product MTDNVTKAGTPYQDAIRNNVWMHMSPHQALFNGGEAPVIVRGEGHHIFDDKGKKYLDGLAGLFTVQVGHGREQIAKAMYDQTMKLPFMPLWSYAHPQAIEVSERLASYAPGDLNRVFLTSGGGDSVESAMKLAKNYFKLVGKPGKHKIISRATAYHGTPHGALSVTSLPGLREQFAPLVPGAHKVPNTNFYRAPEHLAHDEKAFGRWAADRIGEAIEFEGADSVAAVFLEPVQNSGGCFPPPPGYFERVREICDEYDVLLVSDETICAYGRIGDMFACNDFGYVPDIITSAKGITSGYAPLGAMIASDRLFEPFGPGGDETFYHGYTFGGHPVACAAAMANFDVFEEEKLNDHVHENAAAFKFTLEKLKDLPIVGDVRGEGFFYGIELVKDKDTKESFTEEESERILKNFVSAKMYESGLYCRADDRGDPVIQLSPPLTVGQNEFDEMEQIIRGVLQEAWTMF from the coding sequence ATGACAGACAATGTCACCAAGGCCGGCACTCCTTATCAGGATGCCATCCGCAACAACGTGTGGATGCACATGTCACCACACCAAGCACTGTTCAACGGTGGTGAGGCGCCGGTCATCGTACGCGGCGAAGGCCACCACATCTTCGACGACAAGGGCAAGAAGTACCTTGACGGTCTCGCGGGCCTGTTCACCGTCCAGGTGGGGCACGGACGCGAGCAGATCGCCAAGGCGATGTACGACCAGACTATGAAGCTGCCGTTCATGCCGCTGTGGTCGTATGCCCATCCGCAGGCGATCGAGGTCTCGGAGCGTCTGGCCAGCTATGCGCCGGGCGATCTCAACCGGGTCTTCCTCACCTCCGGCGGCGGCGATTCCGTCGAATCGGCGATGAAGCTGGCGAAGAACTACTTCAAGCTCGTCGGCAAGCCCGGCAAGCACAAGATCATCTCCCGCGCCACCGCCTACCACGGCACCCCGCACGGTGCGCTGTCGGTGACCTCGCTGCCGGGGCTGCGTGAGCAGTTCGCTCCCCTGGTCCCCGGCGCTCACAAGGTGCCGAACACGAACTTCTACCGGGCACCGGAGCATCTCGCACATGACGAGAAGGCCTTCGGCCGCTGGGCCGCCGACCGCATCGGTGAGGCCATCGAGTTCGAGGGCGCTGACTCCGTCGCCGCGGTCTTCCTCGAACCCGTGCAGAACTCGGGCGGCTGCTTCCCGCCGCCTCCCGGATACTTCGAGCGAGTCCGCGAGATCTGCGACGAATATGATGTGCTGCTCGTCTCTGACGAGACGATCTGCGCCTACGGTCGCATCGGCGACATGTTCGCCTGCAACGACTTCGGATATGTTCCCGACATCATCACCTCGGCCAAGGGCATCACCTCCGGCTATGCGCCGCTGGGTGCGATGATCGCCTCCGATCGTCTCTTCGAGCCCTTCGGTCCTGGCGGCGATGAGACCTTCTACCACGGCTACACCTTCGGCGGTCACCCCGTCGCCTGTGCCGCCGCGATGGCGAACTTCGATGTCTTCGAAGAGGAGAAGCTTAACGACCACGTGCACGAGAACGCTGCGGCGTTCAAGTTCACGCTCGAGAAGCTCAAGGACCTGCCGATCGTCGGAGACGTCCGCGGTGAGGGATTTTTCTACGGAATCGAACTCGTCAAGGACAAGGACACGAAGGAGTCATTCACCGAGGAGGAGTCCGAGCGGATTCTCAAGAACTTCGTGTCGGCGAAGATGTACGAAAGCGGTCTGTACTGCCGCGCCGACGACCGCGGCGACCCGGTCATCCAGCTGTCGCCTCCGCTGACCGTCGGTCAGAACGAGTTCGACGAGATGGAGCAGATCATCCGCGGCGTCCTGCAGGAAGCCTGGACAATGTTCTGA
- a CDS encoding Lrp/AsnC family transcriptional regulator: MDPLLPNGSGSRLGNLDEKSKAIIVELQHDGRKSYSAIGKSVGLSEAAVRQRVSRLIDSGVMEIVAVTDPLSLGFARQAMVGLKVRGDITAVAEKLHDYDEIDYLVVTAGSFDLLVEIVCESDRHLIEFVNEELRSIDAVVDTELFMYLSLEKQKYNWGTR, from the coding sequence ATGGACCCGCTCCTGCCGAACGGCAGCGGTTCCCGACTGGGGAATCTCGACGAGAAATCTAAGGCGATCATCGTCGAACTGCAGCACGACGGAAGGAAATCCTATTCGGCCATCGGCAAGTCCGTCGGCCTGTCCGAGGCCGCCGTGCGCCAACGGGTGTCGCGGCTCATCGACTCGGGTGTCATGGAGATCGTCGCCGTGACCGACCCGCTGAGCCTGGGATTCGCGCGGCAGGCGATGGTGGGGCTGAAGGTCCGCGGGGACATCACCGCGGTCGCCGAGAAGCTGCACGACTACGACGAGATCGACTACCTCGTAGTCACCGCCGGTTCGTTCGACCTCCTGGTCGAGATCGTGTGTGAATCGGATCGGCATCTGATCGAGTTCGTCAATGAGGAGCTCCGCTCGATCGATGCCGTCGTGGATACGGAGCTCTTCATGTACCTCTCACTCGAAAAGCAGAAATACAACTGGGGGACGCGATGA